The following coding sequences are from one Dermacentor albipictus isolate Rhodes 1998 colony unplaced genomic scaffold, USDA_Dalb.pri_finalv2 scaffold_12, whole genome shotgun sequence window:
- the LOC135897834 gene encoding uncharacterized protein, with amino-acid sequence MAQACSEDDLSGGKTYSIVLFEDEDEVSVVPTSWISENTVRWPPFKSTAKITTAIKEQQPPSSDWTSYRCRVLWTCGSYESARQKEQQAEFTSDLASDVETIQQRRKRRPPARLESSDEESIDFPVPLRGQCFNSSQQTAKFVSRPPPPKIVKLSRFKPQSLASQDPQIQKAPPSREVALDDGDSFAEKRKLDQNAMLGKLLKEVKGIRAQVDGLEKSIQRIEQAITENKQPCAQPVSSAILELLPLATHQRLEELEWQLHDEKKQDRPHGPFIANRWHISARFCTQNYAEMHV; translated from the exons ATGGCGCAGGCTTGCTCCGAGGATGACCTCAGTG GGGGGAAGACATACAGCATCGTTCTTTttgaagatgaagatgaagttTCCGTCGTGCCCACTTCGTGGATTTCAGAAAACACAGTTAGGTGGCCACCATTTAAGAGCACCGCAAAGATAACTACTGCCATCAAAGAGCAACAACCACCATCAAGCGACTGGACTAGCTACAGATGTCGAGTGTTGTGGACATGTG GCAGCTATGAAAGTGCTAGACAAAAAGAGCAGCAAGCAGAATTCACATCAGATTTGGCCTCAGATGTTGAAACAATTCAGCAAAGGCGGAAGAGGCGGCCACCAGCGCGCCTGGAGTCTTCAGATGAAGAGAGCATCGACTTTCCTGTTCCTCTACGAGGACAGTGCTTTAATTCTTCGCAACAAACTGCGAAGTTTGTTTCACGACCACCACCGCCAAAAATTGTGAAATTGTCACGGTTCAAGCCCCAGTCACTTGCTTCACAGGATCCCCAGATACAAAAGGCCCCACCTAGCCGGGAAGTGGCTTTAGATGATGGCGATTCTTTTGCTGAAAAAAGGAAGCTTGACCAAAATG CCATGCTTGGAAAGTTGCTCAAGGAGGTGAAGGGAATAAGAGCTCAGGTAGATGGCCTGGAAAAATCCATCCAAAGGATAGAGCAAGCCATCACAGAAAATAAACAACCGTGTGCACAACCTgtcagcagtgccattcttgaactgCTTCCCCTGGCAACTCATCAGAGGCTGGAAGAATTGGAGTGGCAGCTTCATGATGAAAAAAAACAGGACAGACCTC atggcCCATTTATCGCGAATCGGTGGCACATCAGTGCAAGATTCTGTACGCAAAATTATGCGGAGATGCATGTGTGA